Part of the Halorhabdus utahensis DSM 12940 genome, GGACTTCAATAGTGGGTCCATCTCTCAACGAAACGACTCCAACGTACTGGGTCGAAGTGAGTATTGCTTCCCCATCTCGGTTGTAATGCAACTTGATACGGTCGCCCTCTTTTTCCTCTCCGCTATTCACTTCGTTTTCCAGCATCGATACGGCCATCTCTGAGAGTTCAATTGGTTCGCTGGATTCGTATTCTCCCAACTGGATGTCGGCTTCAAACTCCTCCTGGTTACGATTGAAAGAGAGGGACATATTACTCCTCATCAGGAGCTGTTTCAGGTTCGAACTCCTCTACAAATACGGCTAGCGTATCGCTGAGCTCTTGAGATGAGAAGGGCTTGATCTCTTCTCGATCCCAGTCGAAGAGCAAGTCACCTTCGCCTTGGAAAAGTGATTCTCGAATGCGCTCATATTGGCCGAAGAGATACTCTTCGAGTAAGGGGAGAATCTCAAAGCGCCAAACGTCAACGATCTCTTGCTCGTCTTCAGCACCAAATAGGAACGAGTGACCAATCTGCTTACCACGGCCAAGATCCGGTTCATTCCGGATCCGTTTGTTGAGAACGCGAATTGCGATTATCGACTGGGCAATCAGCTGGGAATCGGAGGTGTCGGTGGTGGCGTGGTGCTTCACACTCTCCCAGTCACCCAGGTCAAAGTGCGCTCGAAGCAGCTCGAGTTGGGGAGGGAATGAGAGAAATCGGAAGCGTCGTCGAAGCGCAGCATCGACCAACGCGATCGACCGGTCGGCAGTGTTCATGGTCCCGATTACATAGAGGTTTGGCGGGATCGTGAATGACTCTCCAGAATGCGCCAGGGATAATTTTGTCTCATTCTCACCACCGAGACGCTTGTCTTTCTCGAGGCCAGTGATGGTCTCGCCGAAAATCTGGGCTAAGTTTCCTCGGTTGATCTCATCGATGATGAGGACGTATCGTCTTGGCTCCTCATCATCGGCCGCTGAATGGAAATCCTGCTGGGCACGAGTTGCAACTTCGAGGAACACGCCGGACTCCTCATCATACTTTACGCTGCCGTCATCAGTAGTCTCGGCGCTCAATCCTTCAATGAAGTCCTCATACGTGAACGACGGGTGGAATGTGACTGTTTCTAACTGTCCGGTGTGGGGGTCAACCGAATCCTGTTGGTGGAGCCACCACCGGGCGAACCGCTGGGCTGTATAGGTCTTCCCCGTCCCAGGCGGCCCATAGAAAACCATTTGCCCGGTTGCCGTGAGCTGACGTGCGATATCGTCCGCTTGATCCGGCTTTTCAGCTTTTTCGAGTGGCCCTCGTCCTTCCTCGGGCGGTCTCTGAATATCAGCGACTTCGATTTCATAGTTCTCGTTGAGAATCGTCCGGGCCTTTACCTGGCTCATATTAGTCGAGAAACCGAAATCTGCCTGTAATTCCCGAAATAGGACGAAAAAGAGCGTCTCTGCTTCACTCGCTTGGTTCGTCTGACCCACTCCTAACTCCTCAGCCGCGTTCTCGAACTTCTGTTCCTGATCAGTATACAGTCGCCTGATCAGCTCGCAATGGGTTGCCTCGGTTTCGGTGAGTTCCGCATTAGGTTGGACGCTCGAAAGCGACTCGGTAAATGCTTCCAAAATTGTTCGCGTCAAAATGTTCCGGAACCACTCTCTACCCGTATCACTAAACGGAAGCCGCGTCCGGACATCCACTACTGCTTCGCTGACCGAATCATAGCTATCAGACGCTGACGGTATGGGGACGGACCAGTGCGCCTGGCTAGCCACGCTCATAATAGCGGGCTCTTCCGCGATGAACAAGTAGAGGAGATCAAGCGGGCATTCGGTAAAATAGGCTCCGTGGGCCAGCTCGAAATTTTGGTCGTAGAACAAACCACTGTGTGTTTCCAGAATGTCGGTTAATCGCTCTCGGTAATCGTCATTCTGAAGGAGGTCGTTATCTATGTCGGCCGGGTCGGCAAATTCTCGGTAGTCTCCGAGTGGGAGATAGTATCCGTCTCCTCGGGCTCCATCATCCCACGAGTCGTCTGGCGGCCCCTCGAAATCTGTTTGAAGGGTCGAGGTAACGGTCGAAATTCCTCGAATTTGGCGTTTGTCTTTCAGAACATGAAATACGAGATCGCCTACTTCGGGCTCCCGGAGGGTTCCATAGATATCCCTCCCATCTCTCGATTCGCTCCTCGAGAAGACAGCAGTGCCGAGCGAATATTCACCATCCTGCTGCTTGTAAGGTTTGTCCTCGACAGATGTGACTTCGATGTAGAGCGCAGGATCCTCACGGGCCGACCGGATCATCTGATCGACTCCGCCATATTCGTCAACTACGTTCGCGACACTGGAATCGTCGGGAATGATCGTCCGCGTCAATGCATCTTGATCGATATTGAGGTGGTCGTGAAGCCGATAGCTCTCGATTTCGATCGGAACCGGAATGTGCAATAGGAGAATATCGTCACTGAACTCCTCTCGGGGCTGGATATCTCCAGTCTCTCGATCAGTTACGTACGAGGCAAACCGTTCGGCCATCTTCGGGTCGGAAATGATGTCCCGAACTTCTGCTGCCCAAGAATATCGGTTGCTCCCGCGGTAGAAGAGTACGTGATCCCCCGGACGAATATCTGATACGTCAACGTGGTCGGCTTCGGGGACAGGCCACGCATGGACAGTTTGATCGAATTCTCCAGGAAAGTGTGGGTCGAGATGAGTGTCTTCGATCCCACGGTGGACGAGATCGTCGAATACTGCCTGCTCGGTTGGGCTAGTCGCCGAAGCGAGAACGATTCCTGGTTTCATTTAGCATAAAAGGCATAGGCCAGTCACATAAACCCACTCGTCGTCTCGTCCTGCGTAAATGAACAGAAGGTGCCGTGGGGAAGGTATAAGGGGCATTCTTGTCTTTACTGAGTAACTCTAGATCAATGAGTGCCGAGCCCAGCCAATTACTGCCAGGCACCGTCATTCGTAACAGAAATCGACTCTGGCGGGTCGACGCAGTCGACGGGAAGAAAATCACTGCGACCGCGCTCGACGGGCCGACGACGACTCATCGTTTCTACGCACCAATCGAGAACATTACGGAGGGGAGTCTGCCGGAACCGGACGCGGAGAACATGGGCAACCCACAGTTTCAGGACCTCCTGATTCAGGCAAACCGGTTGTCGATGCTCCACGGAACGGCGCCGCTCATGAGCCTCCAACGGTCGCGCGTGATCCCCACTGAGTACCAACTAACTCCAGTGGTCATGGGTCTCGATATGCCCGCTGTCCGATTACTCCTCGCTGATGACGTCGGGCTCGGGAAAACTATAGAGGCAGGGCTAATCACGAGCGAACTTCTGGCCAGAAATAGGGCGGAGCGTATTCTGATCGTTACACCCGCCAACTTGCGTGATCAGTGGCGAGAGGCGTTCGAACACTTCTTCCACATCGACGCTCAGATCACTGATCGGCGAAATCGAAGGGCAATGGAGAAAGAGGTGCCGCCGGGAACCAGCGTGTGGGAATACTACTCCAAACATATCGTCTCGATTGACTACGCGAAGCAGGCGCACATTCATAACCAAATACGAAGCCAAGATTGGGATATGGTCATTATCGATGAAGCCCACCAGGCCGCTCGGCCGCACACTGCGTCGGCTGGGCAAGCTCCTTCGAAGCTGCGATGGGAGTTTGCGAAAGCGATTACTGAGGACGCCACGCACGCGCTTCTTCTCACTGCGACGCCGCATAACGGATACACGGATAGTTTCGCCAGCCTGCTTCGGATGGTCAATTCCGATATCGTTGCTGGTGACGCCCATAATCCATCCATCAACCAAGAGCTCGCTAAACGACACGTCGTACAACGTCGTCGGAAAGACGTCGAAGAATGGTTCGGTGACGACAATGAGAACCCGTTCCCAGAGCGTGACCAGGCAACAGTAGACGTAACGCCGACTGAATACGAGAAAACAGCATATGATGCAGTCAGAGACTATGGCGACACCCTCGTCGAGGCTGCAAAAGAGGCTGAGAACAGGAACGTAGCCCAGTGGACTGTCGTCCATTTCCTCAAGCGTGCGCTTTCCAGTCCTGAGGCCCTACGACGTTCGCTCGAGAACAGGCAGGACAAACTCGATGAACGCCTGGAGGAACTCGACGACGACGGTGTCAGTGAGGGTGAGAACGCCGGCGTTTCGGAAGAACTAGCGAAGGCCAATGCCCTGGACAGTGACCCAGGGGAAGACTATTCGGAAGCGGAACTCGGGGAACGCGTCGAGCGAGTCGTCTCTGGAGATCGGGCCGCGATCGAAATGGAGCTCGACGCACTCGAGGAGACGTTGGCGGCCGCAGACAAGGTCACACCAACAAGGGACAGCAAACTCCAGAAACTGCTCGATCAAACGCTGCCTGCCAGGTTCAACAGCGGTGGGACGATCATCTTCACCAAATACATCGATACGCTGGAATACCTCGAAGAGGGGATCGAGGAGTTCCTAGAGGAGAACCATCCGGATGTCGAACTCTACACCCTGCATGGCAAGCTGAACACGGCCGAACGGGACGAGCGATTTGAGCAGTTTGCGGACGCCGACCGAGGCGTCCTGGTCTCAACAGACGTGATCAGCGAGGGGATGAACCTCCAGTATGCCGCGAACCAGGTAATCCACTACGAACTTCCGTGGAACCCCAATCGGCTCGAGCAGCGGAACGGACGGGTCGACCGGTATGGCCAGAAACGAGACAAGGTCTTCATCCGGACGATGGTCGTCGACGATCCGATGGATCGGACTGTTCTCACCAAACTCATCAAAAAGGCCCAGGAGATTCGGTCTCAGTATGGCTTTTCACCGCCGTATCTCGGCGATGACGAAGGAATCATGCAACTCCTCGATGCCGATGATCTCCAGACGGTGATGCCCCAACAGACGCTTGGCGATTTCAGTGACGGAAAATCCACTGATGAGCAAGAGAGTGCTTTCGATCAAGAGGTCCTCGAACGAATCGAGGACGAGTCATTCTACGACCACAGCGAAGTAGATCTCAAGGAGGTCCAAGAGCGCCAGAAGGAAACCCAAGAGCTCCTCGGCGGCCCGGACGCTCTGGAGAACTTCGTCAAGAGTGGGCTCGATCTGTTCGGTTGTGTCTTTGAACCGAAGGTCGACGGGACCTACGAAATCCGCGTCACTTCAGATGAGCTCCGAGGCCAGGATATCCAGGAGGCATACGAGCGGGTGACATTCAACCCCAAACGCGCCGCCGAAGACGCGGACATCGAGATGCTGGACATTGCGCACCCGCTCGTCCAGCGGTTGATCGAGTCTGTCAAGGAGGTCGCCTTGACGAGCGATGATCGGTATGGTCGGACGGCGATGCGTGGTACCGAGGTCGTCGACGAGACCGTCGCGCTGTATACCTGGAAGGTACGGTACTTCGCTCACACCGGTGACAATCCAACGGTCATGGAGGAACTGCTACAAACCGCGCTTCCACTCTATGGTGACGGCGCCTTGTCTGCGGACGAGCTCAATCGACTGCGGGAGGCGGAGGCAACGGCAGCGAATCGAACTGAACAGGAGTGGAAGCGCGACCTCGAGAACGCCATCGATCACGAGGACAAAGAGCACGTGATAACGCGTCGGGCAGATGATAGACGCGAACAGATAGAGGAGGAACGCAGTCGGATGCGAGAGAAACTGGAGGACGCCGGATACGGCAAATCGATGGGTGGCATCGATAACCTCTCCGTCGCGAGCAAAGATCTGCTGACTGTCGGCCTATACTACCCATACCAATGAGTTCGGATACGTCGGATTCGATTCAGCGTCGCCTGGAAGAGACCACGTTCATCGAGCCCAACGGTGGGCTCCTCACCGAGCAGTTGATCCAGAAACTTCGTAACGAGAAGTGCTCGGAGGATGCTGTTCAGCCCAAGACGTTCCAGTATCCCGGCGATCCACCATCGACGACGTCTGCACTCGAGGGTCACATTTCGGAGGCCTGGGACGACCTCGAAGAGCGCTGGGACGAGGTCACGCGAGATAACGAGCTGTATGGGATGGACGTTTCCGATGCACGGCGTCGATGGATTCTGAAACTGTTCGAGGAGCTCGGCTTCGACCCGGAGTACCAGCAGGCAAATCTCTCAGCGGGTGAACTCGAAGCGAATCTCTCCCACTTTGGGTGGCCTCGGAGGGATTCCGTGACTGCAAATTCCG contains:
- a CDS encoding helicase-related protein — encoded protein: MGNPQFQDLLIQANRLSMLHGTAPLMSLQRSRVIPTEYQLTPVVMGLDMPAVRLLLADDVGLGKTIEAGLITSELLARNRAERILIVTPANLRDQWREAFEHFFHIDAQITDRRNRRAMEKEVPPGTSVWEYYSKHIVSIDYAKQAHIHNQIRSQDWDMVIIDEAHQAARPHTASAGQAPSKLRWEFAKAITEDATHALLLTATPHNGYTDSFASLLRMVNSDIVAGDAHNPSINQELAKRHVVQRRRKDVEEWFGDDNENPFPERDQATVDVTPTEYEKTAYDAVRDYGDTLVEAAKEAENRNVAQWTVVHFLKRALSSPEALRRSLENRQDKLDERLEELDDDGVSEGENAGVSEELAKANALDSDPGEDYSEAELGERVERVVSGDRAAIEMELDALEETLAAADKVTPTRDSKLQKLLDQTLPARFNSGGTIIFTKYIDTLEYLEEGIEEFLEENHPDVELYTLHGKLNTAERDERFEQFADADRGVLVSTDVISEGMNLQYAANQVIHYELPWNPNRLEQRNGRVDRYGQKRDKVFIRTMVVDDPMDRTVLTKLIKKAQEIRSQYGFSPPYLGDDEGIMQLLDADDLQTVMPQQTLGDFSDGKSTDEQESAFDQEVLERIEDESFYDHSEVDLKEVQERQKETQELLGGPDALENFVKSGLDLFGCVFEPKVDGTYEIRVTSDELRGQDIQEAYERVTFNPKRAAEDADIEMLDIAHPLVQRLIESVKEVALTSDDRYGRTAMRGTEVVDETVALYTWKVRYFAHTGDNPTVMEELLQTALPLYGDGALSADELNRLREAEATAANRTEQEWKRDLENAIDHEDKEHVITRRADDRREQIEEERSRMREKLEDAGYGKSMGGIDNLSVASKDLLTVGLYYPYQ
- a CDS encoding McrB family protein — translated: MKPGIVLASATSPTEQAVFDDLVHRGIEDTHLDPHFPGEFDQTVHAWPVPEADHVDVSDIRPGDHVLFYRGSNRYSWAAEVRDIISDPKMAERFASYVTDRETGDIQPREEFSDDILLLHIPVPIEIESYRLHDHLNIDQDALTRTIIPDDSSVANVVDEYGGVDQMIRSAREDPALYIEVTSVEDKPYKQQDGEYSLGTAVFSRSESRDGRDIYGTLREPEVGDLVFHVLKDKRQIRGISTVTSTLQTDFEGPPDDSWDDGARGDGYYLPLGDYREFADPADIDNDLLQNDDYRERLTDILETHSGLFYDQNFELAHGAYFTECPLDLLYLFIAEEPAIMSVASQAHWSVPIPSASDSYDSVSEAVVDVRTRLPFSDTGREWFRNILTRTILEAFTESLSSVQPNAELTETEATHCELIRRLYTDQEQKFENAAEELGVGQTNQASEAETLFFVLFRELQADFGFSTNMSQVKARTILNENYEIEVADIQRPPEEGRGPLEKAEKPDQADDIARQLTATGQMVFYGPPGTGKTYTAQRFARWWLHQQDSVDPHTGQLETVTFHPSFTYEDFIEGLSAETTDDGSVKYDEESGVFLEVATRAQQDFHSAADDEEPRRYVLIIDEINRGNLAQIFGETITGLEKDKRLGGENETKLSLAHSGESFTIPPNLYVIGTMNTADRSIALVDAALRRRFRFLSFPPQLELLRAHFDLGDWESVKHHATTDTSDSQLIAQSIIAIRVLNKRIRNEPDLGRGKQIGHSFLFGAEDEQEIVDVWRFEILPLLEEYLFGQYERIRESLFQGEGDLLFDWDREEIKPFSSQELSDTLAVFVEEFEPETAPDEE